A window of the Gossypium hirsutum isolate 1008001.06 chromosome A03, Gossypium_hirsutum_v2.1, whole genome shotgun sequence genome harbors these coding sequences:
- the LOC107887082 gene encoding COBRA-like protein 4 yields the protein MMFYKFAYPLPMVAFFAIIISQAGAYDPLDPNGNITIKWDIMSWTPDGYVAVVTMTNFQMYRHIMSPGWTLGWVWAKKEVIWSMVGAQATEQGDCSKFKGNVPHCCKKNPTVVDLLPGVPYNQQIANCCKGGVVSSWGQDSSTAVSSFQVSVGRAGTSNKTVNLPLNFTLLGPGLGYTCSGAKKVPSTVFLTPDGRRKTQALMTWNVTCTYNQILASRYPSCCVSMSSFYNSTITPCPSCSCGCQNNNNCISSDAEIESVVRKNRTRSRNSNAMIRCTNHMCPIRVHWHVKLNYKEYWRVKMTVTNFNYAMNYTQWTLVAQHPNLHNITQVFSFEYKPLLPYKYTNDTGMFYGLKFYNDVLKEAGADGNVQSELILKKDMTTFTFKQGWAFPRKIYFNGDECAMPAPDEYPYLPNSANSKLISISTMASFLLLVFANLLGMI from the exons ATGATGTTCTACAAATTTGCCTACCCTCTGCCAATGGTTGCTTTCTTTGCTATAATCATTTCCCAAGCAG GAGCATATGATCCGTTAGATCCTAACGGAAACATAACAATTAAATGGGACATTATGTCCTGGACTCCGGATGGTTACGTT GCAGTTGTAACAATGACCAACTTCCAAATGTATCGGCACATAATGAGCCCTGGCTGGACCCTAGGCTGGGTTTGGGCTAAGAAAGAAGTGATCTGGTCAATGGTGGGAGCCCAAGCCACTGAACAAGGAGATTGTTCAAAGTTCAAAGGAAACGTCCCACACTGCTGTAAGAAAAACCCCACCGTCGTGGACTTGCTCCCCGGAGTCCCATACAACCAACAGATAGCCAATTGTTGCAAAGGTGGCGTCGTGTCGTCATGGGGCCAAGACTCCTCCACCGCGGTTTCGTCCTTTCAGGTGAGTGTTGGCCGTGCCGGGACTTCCAATAAAACAGTGAACCTGCCGTTGAACTTCACTTTGCTTGGTCCTGGTCTGGGTTACACATGCAGCGGAGCTAAAAAGGTGCCGTCCACTGTTTTCCTCACCCCTGATGGTCGACGAAAAACTCAAGCATTGA TGACATGGAATGTGACATGCACGTATAATCAGATTCTGGCATCACGATATCCAAGCTGTTGTGTCTCGATGTCTTCATTTTACAACTCCACAATCACACCTTGCCCATCATGTTCTTGTGGCTGCCAAAACAACAATAATTGCATCTC GAGTGATGCAGAGATAGAAAGTGTAGTTCGCAAGAACAGAACAAGGAGTAGAAATTCGAATGCGATGATAAGGTGTACCAACCATATGTGCCCCATCCGAGTGCATTGGCATGTGAAGCTGAATTACAAGGAGTATTGGCGAGTGAAGATGACGGTCACTAATTTCAACTACGCCATGAACTACACGCAGTGGACACTTGTGGCTCAACATCCTAACCTCCACAACATCACCCAAGTTTTCAGTTTCGAATATAAACCCCTCCTTCCTTACAAATACACAA ATGACACTGGTATGTTCTATGGCTTGAAGTTCTACAATGACGTATTAAAGGAAGCCGGAGCTGATGGAAACGTCCAATCAGAATTGATTCTTAAGAAAGACATGACTACATTCACGTTCAAGCAAGGTTGGGCTTTCCCTAGGAAAATATACTTCAATGGCGATGAATGCGCCATGCCAGCTCCAGATGAATATCCTTATCTACCAAACTCTGCAAATTCAAAGCTGATTTCAATATCGACAATGGCTTCCTTTTTGCTTTTGGTTTTCGCTAATCTTTTGGGGATGATTTGA
- the LOC107887832 gene encoding secreted RxLR effector protein 161-like → MTYFLGMEVNQSEHGIFISQHAFALKILDKFCITNCKTVSTPLAQGEKLTSFGSQERVDEKEYRSLVGCLLYLIATRPDLMHAVSLLSRFMHCCDTTHFKAAKRILKYVKRTLKLGVMFKKENELRLIGYSASDWAGSLDDIKSTSGYFFTLGSGVFYRSSKKQQTVAQSTVKQSTLQLQQQ, encoded by the coding sequence ATGACAtacttccttggtatggaagtGAATCAATCTGAACATGGCATTTTCATTAGTCAGCATGCTTTTGCTTTGAAGATACTAGACAAGTTTTGCATAACTAATTGCAAAACAGTGAGCACACCATTGGCTCAAGGAGAAAAATTGACCAGCTTTGGAAGTCAAGAGAGAGTTGATGAGAAAGAGTACAGAAGCTTGGTTGGTTGTTTGCTCTACTTAATAGCAACTAGACCTGACCTCATGCATGCTGTTAGTCTATTGTCAAGATTTATGCATTGTTGTGACACAACACATTTCAAGGCAGCAAAGAGGATACTCAAGTATGTTAAAAGAACCTTGAAGCTTGGAGTCATGTTCAAGAAGGAAAATGAGCTTAGGCTAATTGGATACTCAGCCAGTGATTGGGCTGGCTCTCTCGATGACATTAAGAGCACCTCTGGCTACTTCTTTACTCTTGGCTCGGGAGTTTTTTACCGgagctcaaagaagcaacaaactgttgctcaaTCTACAGTGAAGCAGAGTACATTGCAGCTGCAGCAGCAgtga
- the LOC107887080 gene encoding squamosa promoter-binding-like protein 6, with translation MESWSYVSGENGSESDAANSASDSFVRNRNAFMNLELKSPYSFSNNMIVSGQQTIESHGFGELGYGELIGKQLTNGSIGDVLSSKVSEARTENPILATLNTFSVDDESSSMLSSSVVDSNSRDSLLIDLKLGRFPDYIDGQSSSLSIGAPILSSCESSTPPKRVRAAGANSHTAYCQVYGCNKDLTSSKDYHKRHKVCEAHSKTEKVIVNGIEQRFCQQCSRFHLLAEFDDGKRSCRKRLAGHNERRRKPQVGIRYGRTGRLLQPYNGFVSGRLQGTMLTNTSFICEDVRTSGLLHPEKYVTNEWGKRIKVEDGTDFSPLSAIPVKNGGHFEKHFPYFHNGPSAVTGGILGENNARYPHGFDGTYSGSRPLFQGTSSSASEDINVFDAALSIQGLSGISDSVCALSLLSSQSHSSSSRSSGIPMARSLVIPGYHNHHMTQVSEKLDRVSNTISSSGINSTEGGNMGAILISDSSEAANFNITDGLSCKDGPTINLLQLSSQLQRVEHQRQSMQEDNENETYLRIV, from the exons ATGGAGTCCTGGAGTTATGTTTCTGGGGAGAATGGATCTGAATCTGATGCAGCAAATTCAGCTTCtgattcttttgtaagaaacaGAAATGCCTTTATGAATTTGGAGTTAAAAAGTCCATATAGTTTTAGTAACAATATGATAGTCTCTGGACAACAAACAATTGAAAGCCATGGTTTTGGAGAGTTGGGGTATGGAGAATTGATAGGGAAACAGTTAACTAATGGTTCAATTGGGGATGTTTTAAGTAGCAAAGTTAGTGAGGCTAGAACTGAAAATCCAATATTGGCTACCCTGAATACCTTTTCCGTGGACGATGAGTCTAGTTCGATGCTTTCAAGTTCTGTTGTAGACTCGAATAGTCGGGATTCTTTGCTGATAGATTTGAAGCTGGGAAGATTTCCTGATTATATAGATGGCCAAAGTTCTAGTTTATCTATAGGAGCCCCCATTTTATCATCATGTGAGTCATCTACACCCCCAAAGAGAGTTCGAGCAGCCGGAGCAAATTCTCATACTGCATATTGCCAAGTTTATGGATGTAATAAGGATCTCACTTCCTCAAAAGATTACCACAAGAGGCACAAAGTTTGCGAGGCTCACTCGAAAACTGAAAAAGTTATTGTTAATGGAATTGAACAAAGGTTTTGTCAACAATGCAGCAG GTTTCATTTGCTGGCTGAATTTGATGATGGAAAGCGCAGTTGCCGTAAACGCCTAGCCGGCCACAATGAGCGGCGGAGAAAGCCTCAAGTTGGTATTCGTTACGGGAGAACCGGAAGGTTACTTCAGCCATATAATG GCTTCGTTAGTGGCAGACTTCAAGGGACCATGTTGACAAATACATCCTTTATTTGCGAAGATGTTCGAACTAGTGGCCTTTTGCATCCTGAGAAATATGTAACAAACGAATGGGGCAAACGGATAAAAGTTGAAGATGGGACGGATTTTAGCCCTCTTTCTGCCATACCTGTCAAGAACGGGGGGCATTTTGAGAAACATTTTCCCTATTTCCATAATGGACCTAGTGCAGTCACTGGAGGCATTTTAGGTGAGAACAATGCACGATATCCTCATGGTTTTGATGGGACGTATTCTGGATCACGGCCTTTGTTCCAAGGCACCTCCTCGTCAGCAAGTGAAGACATCAATGTTTTCGATGCAGCATTGAGCATTCAGGGATTATCTGGGATTTCAGATTCTGTTTGTGCTCTCTCTCTTCTGTCATCTCAATCACACAGCTCTTCAAGCCGCTCATCAGGAATTCCCATGGCCCGTTCCCTGGTTATTCCGGGCTACCATAACCATCACATGACTCAAGTCTCGGAAAAGCTCGACAGAGTATCGAATACGATCTCTTCATCAGGGATCAATTCAACCGAAGGCGGTAACATGGGTGCTATACTGATATCTGATAGTAGTGAAGCTGCCAACTTCAATATCACTGATGGACTATCATGCAAAGATGGACCGACGATCAACTTGCTTCAGCTTTCATCGCAGCTTCAGCGAGTGGAACATCAAAGACAATCTATGCAAGAAGACAATGAAAATGAGACCTACCTCCGAATCGTTTAA